In one Amaranthus tricolor cultivar Red isolate AtriRed21 chromosome 8, ASM2621246v1, whole genome shotgun sequence genomic region, the following are encoded:
- the LOC130821360 gene encoding transcription factor TCP20-like has translation MQPSQEKMPTFLNNHQQTNPYLDIKEPQILISNTNQNFTSNLDDNNSINKKQSPPKRKSNKDRHKKVDGRGRRIRMPALCASRIFQLTKELGHKSDGETIQWLLQQSEQSIIAATGTGTMPASFSTTSGSSVLEQNNSVSSGISGISGSLSLINGNLGRTHFVDGSWPHGSSLVHDLGFSSSSFLRQSMDSRPKIGVQAMETSNLNMGLVNYGQQQQQQRDKLEIGLSQDNVNFGVLNYGAINQMYQQIRHGREEVDFSSDHQQNLVDDGGSQSSR, from the coding sequence ATGCAGCCATCACAAGAAAAAATGCCAACTTTCCTGAacaatcatcaacaaacaaACCCTTATTTAGACATTAAAGAACCCcaaattctaatttctaatacaaatcaaaattttactTCTAATCTTGATGATAACAATTCCATCAACAAGAAGCAAAGCCCaccaaaaagaaaatcaaacaaagataGACATAAAAAAGTTGATGGTAGGGGAAGAAGAATTAGGATGCCTGCTCTTTGTGCTTCTAGAATCTTTCAATTAACCAAAGAATTAGGCCATAAATCTGATGGTGAAACAATTCAATGGCTTTTACAACAATCGGAACAATCAATAATTGCTGCTACTGGAACTGGAACTATGCCAGCTTCTTTTTCAACTACTTCAGGATCCTCTGTTTTAGAACAGAACAACTCTGTTTCTTCTGGTATTTCTGGAATTTCTGGGAGTTTAAGTTTGATAAATGGAAATTTGGGAAGAACCCATTTTGTAGATGGATCATGGCCACATGGGTCTAGCTTGGTTCatgatttagggttttcgaGCTCGAGTTTTTTGAGACAAAGTATGGATTCTAGGCCTAAAATTGGAGTTCAAGCAATGGAAACATCAAATTTGAATATGGGTTTGGTGAATTAtggacaacaacaacaacaacaaagggaCAAATTAGAGATTGGTTTATCACAAGATAATGttaattttggtgttttgaaTTATGGAGCAATTAATCAAATGTATCAACAAATTAGGCATGGAAGAGAAGAGGTTGATTTTAGTAGTGATCATCAGCAAAATCTTGTTGATGATGGCGGTTCTCAAAGTTCAAGATGA